The segment TTTATTATATTCTAATTTAGTGCTGTTTAATAAATGATTTGCATTACGCGTTGAGTTGTCCATAGAAATAAATCGCGCGGCATGCTCAGAGAGTAATGATTGAAATATGAGATGTTGTAATTGAGCTTCAATATATTGTACAGCGAGTGTATTTAAAATTTCTGCTGGTGATTCATCCCACAGATACCCTTCTGTTGGCGGCATTATTTCAGTAGATATTTGCGTGAAGTTGAATGGAATAAGGTTGATTGCCGTTGCTTCAAAGAAATTTTTGAATATATTATCGATATGCAATAATTTGTCCACGAGCAATGACACATGTTTTTTTCTATCTTACAAAATAAAAAATCAATGCCTTAATTTCGGTCGCATATTTTTATATAGACCTTATACTTAAAAGCATAAAGTGAGTCATTGCGTTTATTATTCAAGCTATTAAGCGAGGTAAAAATGATAACAGAAAAAATGAAACAAGAATTTTATAGTGCATTGCATGAAATTCCCTATGATCAAACAAAAAGTTATGCTGATCAAGCAAATATTATAGGCAATAAATTTGCATGTAGAGCTGTAGCAAATGCTAATGGGGCTAATCAAATTGCTATTGTCATTCCTTGTCGCCGCATTATCAATAGCAATGGAGATATTGGTGGATATGGCGGCGGTATTGCTCGTAAAAAAATGGCTTCTTGATTTTGAAAGTTTAGACCATGACAAATAAAAATGATCAGATTAAATCAATTTTGACAACATCATCAACTGTAGCCCACGATAAGCAGAGCTATTTTTTTAAAACCGGCATAGGTAGTTATGCAGAGCATGATCAATTTATTGGTGTTCCTGTTCCTGCATTGCGTGCAATAGCAAAAAAATTTTTAGATTTATCTCGCGATGAACTTACGAAACTTTTTGAATCAGCAATTAATGAGGAAAGATTGTTAGCTCTGATTATTTTAGTGCAACAGTATCAAAAAGCTCAGGAGGCTAACAAAAATGAACTGTATCAATTTTACATGAGCAATTTGAAGTACGTTAATAATTGGAATCTTGTCGATGCATCAGCACATTTGATTATAGGTGCTCATTTGTTACATAAGGAGAAAAATATTCTTGTAGCATTAGCTCAGTCAAATATTCTATGGGAACGACGTATTGCAATTATTTCAACATGGTATTTTATACGTAATAGTGAATTTGAATGGACCTTTAAAATCGCCTTGCTGCTACTAGCTGATACGCATGATCTTATTCGTAAAGCTGTCGGCTGGATGTTGCGTGAAGCTGGTAAAAAAAATATACAATTGTTAATCAATTTTCTTGATACATATGCTACGCGCATGCCAAGAACAATGCTGCGCTATGCTATCGAAAAGTTTCCAGAACACCAAAGAAAATTATATTTGGAGGTTCGATAGCGGCCACCTTTGTTAAAAAGACATGAAATTATAACTTTTTAATTTATCACAATTGGTTCTTCAGTTATTTCCCATGTATATATATGAACCCATTCAACTTCGGGCATTAAAAAAACTTCTTCCGGATGGCATAATTGACTCCATATGGCTTCTTCATTATTAACTTGTTGCTGAATTTCTACATTATATACATACCCCTCTGAGTAGTTCCAGGAAAGAGGGAAAAGCGTAAGTAAGTCTGATATTTTAATATTATGATTATTTAGAATACTATAAATAATATTGTTAGATTCGGGTTCCTTCCAGTATAAACTATTTGCTTCTAGGATGATATGTGTATCGGGCAAGCTTCTTTGTATATAATTGTCGAGTTTAGTAGATAATTTTTGTATATTTATATTTTTCTGAGCAATTAAATGAATTCCAATATAGTAATATAATTTCATTTGTGTGTTACCCTTCCATTTAAACTAACATTGAGATGACTATTATCACGCGTCATCCATCCTACTTTGCTTTGTCCTTGTGGTGACAATTGAACATCCCATTCAAAATCTTGTCCTATAGTTCT is part of the Candidatus Babeliales bacterium genome and harbors:
- a CDS encoding F0F1 ATP synthase subunit gamma yields the protein MDKLLHIDNIFKNFFEATAINLIPFNFTQISTEIMPPTEGYLWDESPAEILNTLAVQYIEAQLQHLIFQSLLSEHAARFISMDNSTRNANHLLNSTKLEYNK
- a CDS encoding methylated-DNA--[protein]-cysteine S-methyltransferase produces the protein MITEKMKQEFYSALHEIPYDQTKSYADQANIIGNKFACRAVANANGANQIAIVIPCRRIINSNGDIGGYGGGIARKKMAS
- a CDS encoding DNA alkylation repair protein, translated to MTNKNDQIKSILTTSSTVAHDKQSYFFKTGIGSYAEHDQFIGVPVPALRAIAKKFLDLSRDELTKLFESAINEERLLALIILVQQYQKAQEANKNELYQFYMSNLKYVNNWNLVDASAHLIIGAHLLHKEKNILVALAQSNILWERRIAIISTWYFIRNSEFEWTFKIALLLLADTHDLIRKAVGWMLREAGKKNIQLLINFLDTYATRMPRTMLRYAIEKFPEHQRKLYLEVR